One Ardenticatenales bacterium DNA segment encodes these proteins:
- a CDS encoding glycosyltransferase family 2 protein — protein MTTVLAIVVNWRQPDLTIACVQALRQMDHPDLHILVIDNGSGDGSARRLADALPEERHLALPHNLGFAGGYNAGIRHALSEQFDYALMLNNDAFAAPDMLRHLLAETAPDIGLLSPKILYDSQQDRLWFGGARRHKHLLEIRDRHQGAPDGPAWARSRDVDYLLGTCLLVNMDAARRVGLLDEAFFMYYEDLDWSIRMRQAGYRLRFVAPARLYHRVAVSSGGSDAPQYRYYLARGSVIFFRRYAHLGQPGAIFLYRLGSAIKLLTHLALTRQWSAARAYLRGLRDGWMEKAKKEYG, from the coding sequence ATGACGACCGTCCTGGCCATCGTCGTCAACTGGCGGCAACCAGACCTGACCATCGCCTGCGTCCAGGCGTTGCGCCAGATGGACCACCCCGACCTGCACATCCTGGTTATTGACAACGGGTCAGGGGACGGGTCGGCGCGGCGATTGGCGGATGCCTTGCCGGAAGAGCGGCATCTGGCTTTGCCTCATAATCTGGGGTTTGCGGGGGGGTATAATGCCGGCATCCGCCACGCCCTGAGCGAACAATTCGACTACGCCCTCATGCTCAACAACGACGCCTTCGCCGCCCCCGACATGCTGCGCCACCTCCTGGCCGAAACTGCACCCGACATCGGCCTCCTCTCCCCCAAAATCCTCTACGATAGCCAGCAGGACCGCCTCTGGTTTGGCGGCGCACGCCGGCACAAGCACCTGCTGGAAATCCGCGACCGGCATCAGGGCGCACCCGATGGTCCCGCGTGGGCGCGCTCCCGCGACGTCGATTACTTGCTGGGAACCTGCTTGCTCGTTAATATGGACGCCGCGCGCCGGGTCGGCCTGCTGGATGAAGCCTTCTTCATGTACTACGAAGACCTGGACTGGTCCATCCGTATGCGCCAGGCGGGGTATCGGCTGCGTTTTGTCGCACCCGCCCGCCTTTACCACCGCGTGGCCGTCAGCAGCGGCGGCAGCGACGCGCCACAGTATCGCTACTACCTGGCGCGCGGCAGCGTCATTTTCTTCCGCCGCTATGCCCACCTGGGGCAGCCGGGGGCCATTTTCCTCTACCGCCTGGGCAGCGCCATCAAACTATTAACCCACCTCGCCCTCACCCGCCAGTGGTCCGCCGCCCGCGCTTACCTGCGCGGCCTGCGGGATGGGTGGATGGAGAAGGCAAAAAAAGAGTATGGATAG
- a CDS encoding glycosyltransferase, with the protein MITIIIPSLNSPLIDRVLAAIWQQPEADREVAEVLVVGKDEAGLLPAHPRARLLDTGRPVPPGTARNLGIAAAQSDWLLFLDSDCLPQPGWLAGHLAAHAAGHAVVGGGVLPTGNGYWHLTYNLTLFHEFFSTSPPGPRPYLPTLNLSVAREVIEYAGMLDDNLRRGQDVEWTTRMRQAGFSPYFWPAAAVRHEHNRQTFAAVWRDCARSGFFMRQVRLQHPDWLAAPGLLRHRRLVLLLSPAIALWASLGIWRRQPLTWRKYGRTMPALYLTKIAWCYGASRATEP; encoded by the coding sequence ATGATAACCATTATCATCCCCAGCCTCAACTCCCCCCTGATTGACCGCGTGCTGGCGGCTATCTGGCAGCAGCCAGAAGCCGACCGGGAAGTGGCGGAAGTGTTGGTGGTGGGCAAGGATGAGGCGGGCTTGCTGCCCGCGCACCCACGCGCGCGGCTGCTGGATACGGGGCGACCCGTGCCGCCGGGGACGGCGCGCAACCTGGGCATTGCCGCCGCGCAATCTGATTGGCTCCTGTTTTTGGACAGTGACTGCCTGCCGCAACCGGGTTGGCTGGCGGGGCATCTGGCGGCGCACGCGGCGGGGCACGCCGTGGTGGGGGGTGGGGTGCTGCCCACGGGCAACGGCTACTGGCATCTGACCTACAATCTCACTCTGTTCCACGAGTTCTTCAGCACCAGCCCGCCTGGGCCGCGCCCCTACCTGCCAACGCTTAATTTGTCGGTGGCGCGGGAGGTCATAGAATATGCCGGCATGTTGGACGACAATCTGCGGCGCGGGCAAGACGTAGAATGGACCACGCGCATGAGGCAGGCGGGATTTTCGCCGTACTTTTGGCCGGCTGCCGCCGTGCGCCACGAGCATAACCGCCAAACGTTCGCCGCGGTGTGGCGGGATTGCGCCCGTTCTGGCTTTTTTATGCGCCAGGTGCGGTTGCAGCACCCGGATTGGCTGGCCGCGCCGGGGCTGTTGCGCCATCGCCGGCTGGTGCTGCTGCTGTCGCCGGCGATTGCCTTGTGGGCATCGCTGGGCATCTGGCGACGACAGCCGTTGACGTGGCGGAAATATGGGCGGACAATGCCGGCACTCTACCTCACAAAAATCGCCTGGTGCTATGGCGCCAGCCGGGCTACCGAACCATGA
- a CDS encoding NAD(P)-dependent oxidoreductase: protein MKIFVTGGEGMLGRSVCRHFPAAHQLITPARAALDIRDHHAVRRQIAQAQPDRVLHLAALTDVDLCQRQPDLAYQVNTAATANLVAICRDLNLPLLFMSSIAVFDGHKPTPYLEDDPPAPVNVYGDSKWRAERLVATLPRHLIVRSGWLFGGGAADKKFVGKIIELARQRQRLTVVDDKIGSPTFTDDLAVGLERLLLRGDDGVRHLVNSGPPVSRFHLAAEILRLADVSTDLLPVSSAHFPHLAPRPDMEAAASHHTTGWLRPWPAALQIYVTQIQ from the coding sequence ATGAAGATTTTTGTGACCGGTGGCGAGGGGATGTTGGGGCGGAGTGTATGCCGGCATTTTCCCGCCGCCCACCAACTGATCACCCCTGCCCGCGCCGCGCTCGACATCCGCGACCACCACGCCGTGCGCCGCCAGATCGCTCAGGCCCAACCCGACCGGGTGCTACACCTGGCCGCCCTCACCGACGTAGACCTTTGCCAGCGGCAGCCCGACCTCGCCTACCAGGTCAACACCGCCGCCACCGCCAACCTCGTCGCCATCTGCCGGGACCTCAACCTGCCGCTGCTGTTCATGAGCAGCATCGCCGTCTTCGATGGGCACAAGCCCACCCCCTACCTGGAAGACGACCCGCCCGCGCCCGTCAACGTCTACGGAGACAGCAAATGGCGAGCGGAACGCCTCGTCGCCACCTTGCCGCGCCACCTCATCGTGCGCAGCGGCTGGCTGTTTGGCGGCGGCGCGGCGGATAAAAAATTCGTGGGCAAGATCATCGAGCTGGCGCGACAGCGACAACGTCTGACGGTCGTAGACGACAAGATTGGCTCGCCTACGTTCACCGACGACCTGGCGGTGGGACTGGAGCGGCTGCTGCTGCGCGGGGACGACGGCGTGCGGCATCTGGTCAACAGCGGCCCGCCCGTGAGTCGTTTCCACCTCGCCGCCGAGATTCTGCGCCTGGCGGATGTGTCCACTGATTTGCTGCCCGTGTCCTCCGCGCATTTCCCTCACCTGGCCCCGCGCCCGGATATGGAGGCTGCCGCCAGCCATCACACCACCGGTTGGCTGCGCCCCTGGCCGGCGGCATTGCAAATTTATGTGACGCAAATTCAGTAA
- a CDS encoding glycosyltransferase, with protein MRLAIIGPTYPYRGGIAHYTTLLARECRQRHTVRLISFSRQYPRWLFPGQSDRDPSQHPLQTDAEYWLDGLNPLTWRQTARRLRAWQPEAVIISWWVPYWAPAWAALTWLLRRAPHPPRLLFICHNVLPHESGPLDRAAARLALGRADGFLAHSQADAALLRQMFPHARVIATALPTYADLGQTAAPATLPIELPSDRPLLLFFGFVRPYKGLDVLLRALPAVLAQQPVHLLVVGEFWQGEAAYQALIERMGVAEAVTLWNQYVPDEQLVACVRRADAAVLPYRSATQSAVAQVAFGQGTPVITTNVGGLAEAVQDGRTGLVVPPDDPAALAAAINRFLGEKLGPTMRAHIAADQDRFSWGNLVRALEDLCA; from the coding sequence ATGCGTTTGGCAATTATCGGTCCCACTTACCCTTATCGCGGCGGGATTGCCCATTACACGACGCTGCTGGCGCGAGAATGCCGGCAGCGGCACACCGTCCGCCTCATCTCCTTCTCCCGCCAGTATCCCCGCTGGCTCTTCCCCGGCCAGAGCGACCGCGATCCCAGCCAGCACCCCCTGCAAACGGACGCCGAATACTGGCTAGACGGCCTCAACCCGCTCACCTGGCGGCAAACCGCGCGGCGGCTGCGCGCCTGGCAGCCAGAGGCCGTCATCATCTCCTGGTGGGTTCCCTACTGGGCGCCCGCCTGGGCCGCGCTGACCTGGCTACTGCGGCGCGCCCCCCATCCCCCCCGCCTCCTCTTCATCTGCCACAACGTCCTGCCGCATGAATCCGGTCCCCTAGACCGGGCCGCCGCGCGCCTGGCCCTGGGGCGCGCCGATGGCTTCCTGGCGCATTCGCAGGCGGACGCCGCCCTGCTGCGGCAGATGTTCCCCCATGCCCGCGTCATCGCCACCGCGCTGCCCACCTACGCCGACCTGGGGCAGACCGCCGCGCCCGCCACCCTCCCCATCGAATTGCCATCGGATCGCCCCCTGCTCCTCTTCTTTGGCTTCGTCCGCCCCTACAAAGGGCTGGACGTGCTGCTGCGGGCGCTGCCCGCCGTGCTGGCGCAACAGCCCGTTCACCTGCTGGTGGTGGGCGAGTTCTGGCAGGGCGAGGCGGCGTATCAGGCATTGATTGAGCGGATGGGTGTGGCGGAAGCAGTGACGCTGTGGAACCAGTACGTGCCCGATGAGCAGCTTGTGGCCTGCGTGCGGCGGGCGGATGCCGCCGTGCTGCCGTATCGCAGCGCCACGCAGAGCGCGGTGGCGCAGGTCGCCTTTGGGCAGGGCACGCCCGTGATCACCACCAATGTGGGCGGGCTGGCGGAAGCGGTGCAGGATGGGCGCACGGGGCTGGTTGTGCCCCCGGACGATCCGGCGGCGCTGGCGGCGGCCATCAATCGCTTCCTGGGCGAAAAACTGGGGCCAACCATGCGCGCCCACATCGCCGCCGACCAGGATCGCTTCTCCTGGGGCAATTTGGTGCGCGCGCTAGAAGATTTGTGCGCCTGA
- a CDS encoding NAD-dependent epimerase/dehydratase family protein has translation MILVTGAGGFVGRSVMRALAEREMPAKPYTGRINDPYALRVELSNVDTVIHLAGAESRGRARALQHVDVEGTARLLEECRHVPIRRLLILSRLHADAHAMHPLLRAKGEQEEIVRRGNLPYTIIRSATLFGRHDRFLNNIVGLAQWSWPLIWLPGGGQVAMQPLWVEDLVRCLLLTLSRDNLVGETISVGGGEQLRYAEIVRVALESAGIAGIPFRPHPLLVRPLVSLLFSWWRHPPVSRFWMDRFTTPDITDLDAVRFHFGFHPHALRHNIAYLRRPDLRWQLFGLRRPT, from the coding sequence ATGATTTTGGTGACGGGGGCTGGTGGATTTGTGGGCAGGTCGGTGATGCGGGCGCTGGCGGAGCGAGAAATGCCGGCAAAACCGTACACCGGCCGCATCAACGATCCCTATGCCTTGCGCGTCGAACTCAGCAACGTGGACACCGTCATTCACCTGGCCGGCGCGGAGAGCCGTGGTCGCGCGCGCGCCTTGCAGCATGTTGATGTGGAGGGGACGGCGCGGTTGTTGGAAGAATGCCGGCACGTCCCCATCCGCCGCCTCCTCATCCTCAGCCGCCTGCACGCCGACGCCCACGCCATGCACCCGTTGCTGCGCGCCAAAGGAGAGCAGGAGGAAATCGTTCGTCGCGGCAACCTGCCCTACACCATCATTCGCTCCGCCACCCTTTTTGGCCGCCACGACCGCTTTCTCAACAACATCGTGGGGCTGGCGCAGTGGAGTTGGCCCCTGATCTGGCTGCCCGGCGGCGGCCAGGTGGCGATGCAGCCGCTGTGGGTGGAGGACCTGGTGCGCTGTCTGCTGCTGACGCTGTCCCGCGACAATCTGGTGGGGGAGACGATTTCCGTGGGCGGGGGAGAGCAGCTTCGTTACGCGGAAATTGTGCGGGTGGCTTTGGAAAGTGCCGGCATTGCCGGCATCCCCTTCCGCCCCCATCCTCTCCTCGTGCGCCCCCTGGTCAGCCTCCTCTTTAGCTGGTGGCGACACCCACCCGTCAGCCGCTTCTGGATGGACCGCTTCACCACCCCCGACATCACCGACCTCGATGCCGTGCGCTTTCATTTCGGCTTCCATCCCCACGCCCTGCGCCACAACATCGCCTACCTGCGCCGCCCCGACCTGCGCTGGCAGCTCTTTGGTCTGCGCCGTCCCACTTGA
- the asnS gene encoding asparagine--tRNA ligase yields MPIDINIQDIAHYVDQTVRLKGWLYAKTGKGKLQFLRLRDGSGIVQAVAFRPELGEEKFNLIKELGQESSLIVTGKVRQDERAPGVPGGYELSISDVEVLQNVSGYPITPKDHGVEFLMQNRHLWIRSSQQWAILRVRAVVKRAIIDFLDSHGFLNIDTPIITPSAAEGTSTLFTVDYFEEDAYLAQTGQLYNEANIMAFSRVYCFGPTFRAEKSKTRRHLAEFWMVEPEIAFCDLDGLMDLEEQFVSAIVQTVLQKCEPELTLLERDLDALRRVQAPFPRISYDEAVARIQAIRAATEDEELKAQLALEWGDDFGSPHETELTKQFDRPVFVYGYPSAVKAFYMEPWPGRPEVCKSVDLLAPEGYGEIVGGSERMSDPDLLTAAIERHQLPMEPYQWYVELRRFGSVPHSGFGLGLERTVAWICGIHHVRETSPYPRTLKWMYP; encoded by the coding sequence ATGCCCATAGACATCAACATTCAAGACATCGCTCACTATGTAGACCAGACCGTGCGCCTCAAAGGATGGCTCTACGCCAAAACCGGCAAAGGCAAACTGCAATTCTTGCGCCTGCGCGACGGTAGCGGCATCGTCCAGGCCGTCGCCTTTCGCCCTGAACTGGGGGAAGAAAAATTCAACCTCATCAAGGAACTGGGGCAGGAATCCTCCCTCATCGTCACCGGAAAAGTGCGCCAGGACGAGCGCGCCCCCGGCGTTCCCGGCGGCTATGAGCTGAGCATCAGCGACGTGGAAGTGCTGCAAAACGTTAGCGGCTACCCCATCACCCCCAAAGACCACGGTGTTGAATTCCTGATGCAAAACCGCCACCTGTGGATTCGCTCCAGCCAGCAGTGGGCCATCCTGCGCGTGCGCGCCGTCGTCAAACGCGCCATCATCGACTTCCTCGACAGCCACGGCTTCCTCAACATCGACACCCCCATCATCACCCCCTCCGCCGCCGAAGGAACCAGCACCCTCTTCACGGTGGATTATTTTGAAGAAGACGCTTACCTGGCGCAAACGGGCCAGCTCTACAACGAGGCCAACATCATGGCCTTCAGCCGCGTCTACTGCTTTGGCCCCACCTTCCGCGCGGAAAAGTCGAAGACGCGCCGCCATCTGGCGGAGTTCTGGATGGTGGAGCCGGAAATCGCCTTCTGCGATCTGGATGGCCTGATGGACCTGGAGGAGCAATTTGTCAGCGCCATCGTGCAGACGGTGCTGCAAAAGTGCGAACCGGAGTTGACGCTGCTGGAACGCGACCTGGACGCGCTGCGCCGCGTGCAGGCGCCCTTCCCGCGCATCAGCTACGATGAGGCCGTGGCGCGCATCCAGGCTATCCGCGCGGCCACGGAAGATGAGGAATTGAAGGCGCAGTTGGCGCTGGAATGGGGGGATGATTTTGGCTCGCCGCACGAAACGGAACTGACGAAGCAGTTTGACCGCCCCGTGTTTGTCTACGGCTATCCCTCCGCGGTGAAGGCGTTTTACATGGAGCCGTGGCCGGGGCGGCCCGAAGTGTGCAAGAGCGTGGACTTGTTGGCTCCCGAAGGGTACGGCGAAATCGTCGGCGGTAGCGAGCGCATGAGCGATCCCGACCTGCTGACGGCGGCAATTGAGCGGCATCAACTGCCGATGGAGCCGTATCAGTGGTATGTGGAATTGCGCCGCTTTGGTAGTGTGCCGCACAGTGGTTTTGGTCTCGGCCTGGAGCGCACTGTGGCCTGGATTTGCGGCATTCATCACGTGCGCGAAACCAGCCCCTACCCGCGCACGCTGAAGTGGATGTATCCGTAG
- a CDS encoding ComEC/Rec2 family competence protein — protein sequence MIVVYAALAWFVGLVMASLFPFPLPVWLGAVGLAVAGILLSLRRPSIRLPFLVLAAMGLGGARYILSIPAIDTGHVAFYNGTDVVLTGVVNDEPELRDTTLRLDLRVESLTIAGGATRPVSGRVLVNAARFPLIPYGARILVIGRLDEPPVFDTFDYREYLARQGFHSVMLLPEIEVVEENVGNPVYAGILAFKTRAQSIVNRLITDPQAALLNSILLGNRAGLDDAVRADFRRTGMAHVIAISGFHLSILAGMLVGLFTPLVGEKRSPWFVLLGIIFYTIMVGAGASVVRAAIMSSMYLIGTKVLGRPRFAFGSLFAAGVIMTLWRPAILWDVAFQFSFSATLGLMLYADRFSRWARRLLLRRLSARVVNGYVGPVTDLVMVTVAAQVATLPLAMFYFNQIAIVNLVANPLILPALPGLMLSGGLAVIVGLLSPLLAQPIAWLAWLFLSYAIFLVRLLARIPFAALPVQISLTVVVLLYLLIGGVTWIAFQPRPRRENMLNKARPYVNQQIVIGFALLVAILVFAWGRTQPDGHLHVVFFDVGQGSATFIQTPSGRQILVDGGPSPTLLNTALGRMMPFWDRQLDMVISTNMAGSYATGLPGVLERYQVDQLVTGSAADGSELPSTLAAYATLLDVAQGQEVPLHLAAAGEMISVGDGVRLEVLGPSPNTDGDETVSLRLVYDNLTVMLAGAAGTIAEQAMVEADRPMQSLVQLIGRQGGKNATSTGFLRAVHPQVAVISVAGDNRFGDPQQDVLTRIAGIGAPILRTDQLGSIELISDGAAMWWQAWK from the coding sequence ATGATCGTTGTCTACGCCGCTCTTGCCTGGTTTGTTGGGCTGGTCATGGCCAGTCTCTTTCCCTTTCCCTTGCCTGTCTGGTTGGGCGCGGTGGGGTTGGCTGTTGCCGGCATTCTCCTTTCCCTCCGCCGCCCATCTATCCGCCTGCCCTTCCTCGTCCTGGCCGCGATGGGGTTGGGCGGCGCGCGCTACATCCTCTCCATTCCCGCCATTGATACCGGTCACGTCGCCTTTTACAATGGCACGGACGTCGTCCTCACCGGCGTGGTCAACGACGAGCCAGAACTGCGCGACACCACCCTGCGCCTCGACCTGCGCGTCGAATCGCTGACCATCGCCGGCGGCGCCACGCGCCCCGTCTCCGGGCGCGTCCTCGTCAATGCCGCACGCTTTCCCCTCATCCCCTATGGGGCACGCATCCTCGTCATTGGCCGTCTGGACGAGCCGCCCGTCTTTGATACGTTCGATTACCGCGAGTATCTGGCGCGGCAGGGGTTCCACAGCGTCATGCTCCTGCCGGAAATTGAGGTGGTGGAGGAGAATGTGGGCAATCCGGTGTATGCCGGCATTCTCGCCTTCAAAACCCGTGCCCAATCCATCGTCAACCGCCTCATCACCGACCCGCAAGCCGCCCTCCTGAACAGCATCCTCCTCGGCAACCGCGCCGGCCTCGACGACGCCGTGCGCGCCGACTTCCGCCGCACCGGCATGGCCCACGTCATCGCCATATCCGGCTTCCACCTTTCCATTCTTGCCGGCATGTTAGTCGGCCTCTTCACGCCCCTCGTCGGCGAAAAACGCTCCCCCTGGTTCGTCCTCCTGGGCATCATCTTCTACACCATCATGGTCGGCGCGGGCGCGTCCGTCGTGCGCGCGGCCATCATGAGCAGCATGTACCTCATCGGCACAAAGGTTTTGGGGCGGCCTCGTTTCGCGTTTGGCTCCCTGTTTGCCGCCGGCGTCATCATGACACTGTGGCGACCCGCCATTTTGTGGGACGTGGCCTTCCAGTTCAGCTTCTCCGCCACGCTGGGCCTGATGCTCTACGCGGACCGGTTTAGCCGTTGGGCGCGGCGGCTGCTGCTGCGACGCCTGTCCGCGCGCGTCGTCAACGGGTACGTGGGACCGGTGACGGACCTGGTGATGGTCACGGTGGCGGCGCAGGTGGCAACGCTGCCCCTGGCGATGTTCTATTTTAACCAGATCGCCATTGTCAACCTGGTCGCCAATCCTTTGATTTTGCCGGCACTCCCCGGCCTCATGCTCTCCGGTGGATTGGCCGTGATCGTCGGTCTCCTTTCCCCCCTCCTCGCCCAACCCATCGCCTGGCTCGCCTGGCTCTTCCTCTCCTACGCCATCTTCCTCGTGCGGCTGCTGGCGCGCATCCCCTTTGCCGCCCTGCCCGTGCAAATCAGCCTCACCGTCGTCGTTCTCCTCTACCTCCTCATCGGCGGCGTCACCTGGATCGCCTTCCAGCCGCGCCCCCGCCGCGAAAATATGTTGAACAAAGCACGCCCCTACGTCAACCAGCAGATCGTCATTGGCTTTGCCTTGCTCGTCGCCATTCTCGTGTTTGCCTGGGGCCGCACCCAGCCCGATGGCCACCTGCACGTCGTCTTCTTCGACGTGGGGCAGGGCAGCGCCACCTTCATCCAGACCCCCAGCGGGCGGCAAATCCTCGTTGATGGCGGTCCCTCGCCCACGCTGTTGAACACCGCCCTGGGGCGCATGATGCCCTTCTGGGATCGCCAACTGGACATGGTCATCAGCACGAACATGGCCGGCAGCTACGCCACGGGGCTGCCCGGTGTGCTGGAACGGTACCAGGTGGATCAGTTGGTTACGGGCAGCGCCGCCGACGGCAGCGAGTTGCCGTCCACGCTGGCCGCCTACGCCACGCTGCTGGACGTGGCGCAGGGGCAGGAAGTGCCGCTGCATCTGGCCGCCGCCGGTGAAATGATCTCCGTGGGGGATGGGGTGCGCCTGGAAGTGTTGGGGCCGTCCCCCAACACGGACGGGGATGAAACGGTGTCGCTGCGGCTGGTTTATGACAACCTGACTGTGATGCTGGCGGGCGCGGCGGGGACGATTGCCGAGCAGGCGATGGTAGAAGCCGACCGTCCCATGCAATCACTGGTGCAGCTCATCGGGCGGCAGGGGGGCAAAAATGCCACGTCCACGGGCTTCTTGCGCGCCGTGCATCCCCAGGTTGCCGTCATTTCCGTGGCGGGCGACAATCGTTTTGGCGATCCGCAGCAGGATGTGTTGACGCGGATTGCCGGCATTGGCGCCCCCATCCTGCGCACCGATCAACTGGGCAGCATCGAACTCATCAGCGACGGCGCGGCCATGTGGTGGCAGGCCTGGAAGTGA
- a CDS encoding zinc-binding alcohol dehydrogenase has translation MTTSRQVVYFTAPREVVVRTEPLPPPGAGQVLVRTLVSAVSAGTEMLAYRGEMPVNVPLDETIAGMSQPFHYPTPYGYAAVGEVIAVGAGVDADWSGRRVFAFVPHQSHFVAAPRELVAVPADLSPHDAAFLPFVETAVSLVMDGQPVIGERVAVWGQGVIGLLTTAILSRFPLAALVAIDPLPLRRARALALGAHAAFSPDAAVDLAAALGPDGADLGYELSGSPAALNQAITAVGFGARLVVGSWYGQKPVSLALGGAFHRRHLRLISSQVSHLAPRWLARWSKERRLAVAWEFLSELRPAASLITHRFSWCDAPLAYQLLDQNPDAVLQLVFDASFQSHLKNSSQED, from the coding sequence ATGACGACCTCGCGCCAGGTGGTGTATTTCACGGCTCCGCGTGAGGTGGTTGTGCGCACGGAGCCGTTGCCGCCGCCGGGCGCGGGGCAAGTGTTGGTGCGCACGTTGGTTTCCGCTGTCAGTGCCGGCACGGAAATGCTCGCCTACCGTGGGGAAATGCCGGTTAATGTGCCGTTGGATGAGACAATTGCCGGCATGTCCCAACCCTTCCACTATCCCACCCCCTATGGCTACGCGGCGGTCGGGGAAGTGATCGCCGTCGGCGCGGGGGTGGACGCCGATTGGTCAGGGCGGCGGGTCTTTGCCTTCGTGCCCCATCAGAGCCACTTCGTCGCCGCGCCGCGCGAACTCGTAGCCGTCCCCGCCGACCTTTCCCCGCATGATGCCGCCTTCCTGCCTTTTGTGGAGACCGCCGTCAGCCTCGTCATGGACGGTCAGCCCGTCATCGGCGAGCGGGTTGCCGTCTGGGGACAGGGCGTCATCGGCTTGCTCACCACCGCCATATTGTCACGCTTCCCCCTGGCAGCCCTCGTCGCCATTGACCCACTCCCCTTGCGGCGGGCGCGCGCGCTGGCCCTGGGCGCGCACGCCGCCTTCTCCCCCGATGCCGCCGTTGATCTAGCCGCGGCGCTTGGCCCCGACGGGGCCGACCTCGGCTACGAACTATCCGGTAGCCCTGCCGCCCTCAACCAGGCCATCACCGCCGTCGGCTTTGGCGCGCGGCTCGTGGTCGGCTCCTGGTATGGGCAAAAACCCGTCTCGCTGGCGTTGGGTGGCGCGTTTCACCGCCGTCACCTGCGCCTGATCAGCAGCCAGGTGAGCCACCTCGCCCCGCGCTGGCTGGCGCGTTGGAGCAAGGAACGCCGCCTGGCCGTGGCCTGGGAATTCTTGTCTGAACTGCGCCCCGCCGCCAGCCTCATCACGCACCGCTTTTCCTGGTGCGACGCGCCCCTGGCCTATCAGCTTCTCGACCAAAACCCCGACGCGGTCCTACAACTGGTCTTCGATGCATCGTTCCAGAGTCATCTCAAGAATAGCTCCCAGGAAGATTAA